In Porites lutea chromosome 7, jaPorLute2.1, whole genome shotgun sequence, a single window of DNA contains:
- the LOC140944875 gene encoding contactin-5-like isoform X1, protein MSTVVNETGIASLQCEVKGNPTPQVTWLKQNSSLSFNKRILRSSGGLMIRDVTSQDGGEYTCEARNILGVVNSSASLTVQVAALIIQKPSSVIVEEGENVTLLCKASGRPTPTVTWVRALGHLPKGKIAVLDGKLTIQNVAKADSGTYLCSAKNSLGKDSAFALITVTDRLKFIQTPPLRVSTEKKSNLSLNCAAQGTIVIIWKRAGQSLPQNHVVYRNGTLLLRNFSRNDAGSYTCVAKNVYRSIEATTVVHVKLGWLHYTPQWCTFSYRRLVRRPSSGVTLEQCKQLCPRCAAIEYWSGKEKWCYECLDHTKRTSFTTTSDLGYPPHVYIRQ, encoded by the exons ATGTCCACGGTGGTAAACGAAACTGGTATAGCCTCATTGCAGTGTGAGGTTAAAGGAAATCCAACTCCTCAGGTCACGTGGCTGAAACAGAATTCCAGTCTTTCttttaacaaaagaattttGCGATCAAGTGGTGGCCTGATGATCAGAGATGTGACGTCACAAGACGGAGGAGAGTACACATGTGAGGCAAGAAATATTCTTGGAGTCGTGAACTCTTCGGCTTCTTTAACTGTTCAAG TTGCAGCACTAATTATTCAAAAACCTTCGTCCGTCATCGTTGAAGAAGGAGAAAACGTAACGTTGCTGTGTAAAGCTAGTGGTCGACCGACTCCCACTGTCACGTGGGTAAGAGCGTTAGGTCATCTACCTAAAGGAAAGATCGCCGTGCTTGATGGGAAACTAACTATACAGAACGTGGCCAAGGCAGATAGCGGAACTTACTTATGCTCAGCAAAGAATTCCCTTGGAAAGGACTCCGCGTTTGCACTAATAACCGTGACTGATAGGCTCAAATTTATCCAGACTCCACCCCTGAGAGTTTCTACAGAAAAGAAGAGCAATTTGAGTTTGAACTGTGCAGCTCAAGGTACTATAGTGATTATTTGGAAAAGAGCGGGACAAAGTCTTCCTCAAAATCACGTTGTTTATCGAAACGGAACTTTGCTTCTAAGGAATTTTAGTCGAAACGATGCCGGGTCTTATACTTGCGTGGCAAAAAATGTTTATCGTTCCATTGAGGCAACAACAGTTGTACATGTTAAACTGG GTTGGTTGCATTATACACCTCAATGGTGTACATTTAGCTACAGGAGACTAGTTCGGAGACCTAGTAGTGGAGTCACATTGGAGCAATGTAAGCAGCTCTGTCCACGCTGTGCTGCTATTGAGTACTGGTCTGGAAAGGAGAAGTGGTGTTATGAGTGCCTGGATCACACCAAGCGCACATCGTTTACAACAACCTCTGACCTTGGATACCCACCACACGTGTACATACGGCAGTGA